A genomic stretch from Capricornis sumatraensis isolate serow.1 chromosome 4, serow.2, whole genome shotgun sequence includes:
- the LOC138077616 gene encoding translation machinery-associated protein 7-like — MSGHESGKKKPLKQSKKQAKEMDKEDKALEQKQKAEQKKLEELKAKTAGKGPLATGGIKKSGKK, encoded by the coding sequence ATGTCGGGCCATGAAAGTGGCAAGAAGAAGCCGCTGAAGCAGTCCAAGAAGCAAGCCAAGGAGATGGACAAGGAAGATAAGGCACTCGAGCAGAAGCAGAAGGCGGAGCAGAAGAAACTCGAGGAGCTAAAAGCAAAGACCGCGGGGAAAGGCCCCCTGGCCACCGGTGGAATTAAGAAATCTGGCAAAAAATAA